In bacterium, the genomic window TGATTGCTATTACAACCAAAAGTTCTATTAAAGTAAAGGACGCCCTGTTTAGAAGCCATGCCTTCACCTCATAGACCAAACCGTGCGTGCGGTTTTCCCTCACACGGCTTTCCCCCTGAGTTTCTTTATGTAGCATTCGTTGAGTACTAAAGTAAGTTTGGAACATAACATACCCCCTTTTCATAAAAGTAAGCATTCGACCATTTCCGAGTGCCAGATATACCTTTTCGTTGTTTTCGTCGTCTCCAGAATATACGAAGTTGCGCACATGCATAATTATTCATAATTCAATCCTAAACATCACCACCATTTAAGTCAATAAAAATATACCTTCCCCTCTGAAAAGCATCTTTATTTGCAAAATTCATAATTCTTTTCATCCATCATTTTGTTACTCATATCTTTTTCTCCATTTAAATTTCTATTCTTTCTCCCCTGTAGCCTGGGCTATATCTATAATTGGAGGTTGGGCGGCCAATTCTGTAAGTGTAACGCAAAAATTAGGATGATTCTGAATTAACGAACCAGGGCATTCCGCTGTTATCGGGCCAAAAAGAGCTCTCCTCAAAACCCCAGCATGCCAGGAACGCATAAAAGTAAGATGTATTTTTTTTTGACATAAGAAGTTCATACATGCCCAATGTTACAGCACGGGTAGGCAAAATTTTGAGATTCCCATTTGTTCCTCCCATTGCCATCTGAACTGTACTCTCTCGAGAAATAGTAAGCACTCTAGCTCTAGTGTTTCTCATTTCTTTAACTGTCATCGTATTTCCATGTTCAGGAGGATCATTAAAAGCAAAATGTCCTGTAATCCCAAACCCTCCATAACAAATATCCACTCCGCCAATTTCTTCAATCTTCTTAGTAACAACTTCTGGATCATGAGGATCAGGGAAATTAATATTCCGCACATCAAAATTCAAATCTATATCTAATTTGTCCACAAAGCTTCTTTTCATAAAACTATAAAAACCAAGCGGATGGTCATGCGGAATAATCTCCTCATTGTCTCCTACATATTCGTCCATCATAAAAAGAACAAGATTTTTAAGAGAGATTTTTTCTTTGTTACAGATATCTGCAAGATATAAATAATCTAATGGACCAACAGGAAGTATTAAATACGTTTTTTCATCCTGAGAGTTCTTCACCTTAATATGATCAGCAATCTCGCGGGCAATTCTAACATTCAGATCATGTAGGGCAGGCACAACTGTAAATTTAATATTCCTGCAATTTAATAAGTCTTGTTTAGTTTTTGCATAATAGTCCATATTTATTTCCTCCTGCTAATTATATTCGCTGCTTTACCTTCTGAACCAAGCGCACAGATTATTTTTTTCATATCCTGCTTCAGACGATTCTTGCATTCCTGCATAATTTTCCACGGATGCCAAAGATGTGCCATTTTATCCGTCAATTCATTAAAATACTTAATATAATTAAATCTGAATGGTTCTCCAAAATTTATCTTGGCCATTCCTCCCCGTGCAAGTCTTGAGATGTCATCAAGAGAAATGCCGCATGTGCCATGCTGAACAAGAGGAATTGAAATAGAATCACGTAATTTCTCTAATAATTTGAAATCTATCCCCTCCTGTTTTTCATAAACCCCATGTGTTGTTCCCACAGATATAGCAAGCATATCAATGTCCACTTCCTTAACAAAACGCAACGCTTCGTCAATTCTTGTCTTAGCTGGAGTTATAGACGGTAAGACAGGAACAGGAATTCTGCCTATTAACGCTTCTTTTTCAGGTTCATTTCCTTTTACATATCCTACTTCTGCTTCAACCGAAACGCCCAAAACACTGGCTACTTTCACTACCTCACGAGTTTCTTCAATATTTTTATCAAGAGGGTAATTAGATGCATCAAACATTACAGAACTGAATCCTGCTTTCATTGCTTTTACGACCGAAGTAAAACTTTTTCCATGGTCAAGCTGAACAGCAACAGGCACAGTGATCTCAAGTTCACTGCAAAGAAACTCAGCCAAATTCAGATAATAATCAAATCCTCTGTATTCACAATTCGGCTCATACACCTGCAGGATCAAGGGTGTATTAAGCTCTTGAGCTGCCTCCAGTGCAGCGCGCGCTATATCATAAGAGCCGCCATTTGTATTTAAAGCAGGTACAGCGTAATTATTATCTCTCGCATCGTTAACCAGTATCTTTGCGCTATAAAATTTCATAATTTTAAAATAGATTTTGCATTATTTGAATAAAAGTTGTTTTTTTCATGTTCACTGAGAGATAAGTCTTTTAAAAGTTTTTCTTCTCTTTTCAAAACAAGTCCTACTTCACTGTAATGAACATCCGTTCCGAATAACACTTTGTCCCACGCTCCTTCCCACCATAGATATTCCTTAAAGAATTCCGGTTTTCTTTGAGCACGCCAACCGGGAGTTGCTCCTGTTATATCTACATAGAAATTAGGGATCATTCTTGCAAGATCCGATGCTTCTGAAAACCACGACACTCCCATATGAGCGCATATAACATTTATTTCTGGAAAAGACCTTGCAATTCTCTCGATATGTATTGGACGTGTATGCGCTGAAGAAGGGATCCCCTTATAATTGCTTTTCGGAGGACCTAATATTCCGCTGTGGAAAAGAATAGACACTTCCAATTCTGCGGCTTTTTCATATACTGGGAAAAATCTTTCATCATCGTAATCAAAATTTGGCATTGTCATTTTAAGAGCTTTAAAACCTCTCTCTTTAAATCGCAAAACATCTTCCGGCAGATCCTCTCCAAGACGAAAATACGCAAATCCAATTATTCTATCAGAATACTTTATAAAAGCTTCTTCAACGTCATTATTGTCTTTATGCTCAAAAATACTGCCAAGACCGCTTATGCAGACAATATCAATGCCAAGATTATTATAAGTCTCTAACATTTTTTCAATATAGTCAGGTTCATCAATATAGTGAGCGTGAAAATCAATTTTCATCAACACATTTCCTCCGATTCTATCTTTTTAACCTCTTTAAAAGCATTAGTAAGAAATTTCTGCCTGTCTTCATCGAATCCTTCTGTGAATTTCTCAGTCAGCCATGCTTCAACCATTTGTACTGCCACTTGAGGGGCTACAATCCATGCGCCAAAAGTCAGAATATTTGAATTATTTACAACTTTTGCCATACCTGCTGAATAAACTGACTCACAAGACACAGCATATACTCCTTTGAATTTGTTGGCAGCAACAGCCATGCCTGCTCCTGTGCCGCAAATAAGTATTCCTTTATCTAATTCGCCATTTTGAACCTTTTTCGCCACTACAGGCGCAACTTGATAATAAGCTTTAAATTCATCCTGAGAGGTCATTCCAAGATCACGTATCTCAATATCCTGCTTCTCTAACAAATAATTTTTTATTTCTTCCTTTAAGCCAAATCCGGACTTATCAGCCCCAATTCCTATAATCATATTTTCTCTCCTTCTCAATATTTAAAATTTATATACACCGGTAATCTGTCCCATAACAGCAATGGCTATAGTGACACAAACAGCGCCTACTATAGTCATAATTATCCCGGCTTTTGCCATATCCTTGATTGAAAAATATCCTGAAGAGTATGGGATTACATTTGTAGGGGTGGATGTTACAAGAATGAATGCGAGTGAACTGGTTATTGCTGCAGGAGCGGCAAGTAGCCAGGGATTTAGTCCTAAATCCTGAGCCAGGGCTATTATGAGAGGGATAATGATAATCCCTGTTACTGTATTACTTGAGAAAGCAACCTTTAATAACGAAACTATCAAAATAATAGCAAATATTCGGATAAGAGAAGATACTTCTCCTATTTTTCCGAACATTGCCCACGCAAGCCATCTTGCTGCTCCTGTCTTATAGAGCATCATGCCAATGGAAAGTCCTGAAACTACGAGTACTATTCCTCCCCAATCTATCTCGGACTGAGCCTCTTTCCAACTCAATATCGAAATAAAGGGAAAGAAAAATAGAAGCGCAGAAAAAAGAGCTATCTGCGAAATAGATAAACTTATAATGCCTCCTGTCATTTTTCTTAACAGGGGCGCTCCTAACCACAGAACAACAGTTAATAGAAAAATCGCTATGGTCTTCTTTTCATTACTGCTTAAAGAGCCATGCTGTTCTAACTCTTTCTTTATCTCGTTTTTACTTATTGAAAGCTCCTTAATTTCCAGAGGAAATACTTTCAGCAGAATAATCCATGCACACGGGACTAATAAGACTGCTGAAGGGACACCTATCGTCATCCACTGAATAAAATTAATGTTAATACCTGCCAAATCTCGTAAAAATCCTATAGCAAGCGGGTTTGAACCACATCCTGCAGGAGTGCCAATTCCGCCTATAATCGGTCCCCATGCGCAAGAGATCATAAGAGCGCGGCCAAAATTGCTTTTCAAGGGTTTAATGTTCTCTCTTTTTAGAATACTTACACCTAACGGCAACAATATAGCAGCAACCGCCATATCTGTAATCCACATAGACAAGAGCATGCCAACAACAAGAAATCCCAGAATAACTCTGGAAGTTTTTGTTCCCACACAATGTAAAATTAGCGAAGCCAGCCTGTTTCCAAGCCCTGATTTTGTTATTGCGGCAGAAATAATCAAAACTCCAATGAAAAAGCAGATTATCTCATTTCCGAACCCGGCTTTTACAATCTCTTTAAATGTATCTACTCTGAGAACAGCAAGCAATACCATAGAGAACAAGCCTGTAACTGCAAACGGAAGAGCTTCAGTAAACCACAGAAGCACAGCAAAGAATAGAATTGCTATAGAAAGTCTGCCTGCAGAACTCAAGACGATCAAATCTCCTGAGGAAGTTTTTAAGTTCGGAAAATATGGGAATATACAGATAAGATATAGCGAGACAAGTGCGATAAAAATGATTAATCCGTTTTTTTTATGGTTATTCTTTGTTTCCATTTACAATTCTCTCAATTCAAACACGTTTTAAGCAATTCACCAACCTGGCTTGGCCTGTCAGCAACAAGGGCACCTGCTTTGCTTAATGCCCCAATTTTGCCCGCAACTGTACCCTTGCCTGCGGTTGCAATTGCTCCTGCATGACCCATTCTTTTGCCTATAGGAGCAGTTCTTCCTGCAATGAAAGCAATTACCGGCTTGGTAAACCGCCTGGATTTAATTTCCTCAGCTACTTCTTCTTCCATTGTTCCGCCTAACTCGCCGATCATTACAAGCGCATCAGTACAATTATCTCTCTCAAATAAAGGAAGAACCTCTGCAAATCTGGTGCAGGGAACAGAATCACCTCCTATGCCGATAAGCGAAGAAACGCCAAATCCAGCTTTTACAACCATGGCAGTTACCTCATTTGTAAGAGAACCACTGCGCGTGATAACTCCAATACTGCCTTTTTTATATACACGTTTAATCCAGTAAGGGAAAATCCCCATCATACTGACTTCGGGTGTTATTACTCCTGAAGTATTTCCGCCAATCACCATTGCACCAACTGAACGAGAACCAGTTCGTATCTGCATAGCATCGTGCACAGGAACACCTTCAGCAATAACAACAATTTTTTTAATCCCGGAATCGAGCGCTTCAAAAACTGCATCCTTTGCAAATGCGGGTGGCACAAAAAGAACAGAAGCATTAGCGCCGCATTCATGCATAGCCCGTCGTACTGTATTAAATACTTTTACGTTTTCTATAACTTGTCCTTCTTTGC contains:
- a CDS encoding amidohydrolase family protein translates to MKIDFHAHYIDEPDYIEKMLETYNNLGIDIVCISGLGSIFEHKDNNDVEEAFIKYSDRIIGFAYFRLGEDLPEDVLRFKERGFKALKMTMPNFDYDDERFFPVYEKAAELEVSILFHSGILGPPKSNYKGIPSSAHTRPIHIERIARSFPEINVICAHMGVSWFSEASDLARMIPNFYVDITGATPGWRAQRKPEFFKEYLWWEGAWDKVLFGTDVHYSEVGLVLKREEKLLKDLSLSEHEKNNFYSNNAKSILKL
- a CDS encoding prepilin-type N-terminal cleavage/methylation domain-containing protein, which produces MHVRNFVYSGDDENNEKVYLALGNGRMLTFMKRGYVMFQTYFSTQRMLHKETQGESRVRENRTHGLVYEVKAWLLNRASFTLIELLVVIAI
- a CDS encoding DASS family sodium-coupled anion symporter is translated as METKNNHKKNGLIIFIALVSLYLICIFPYFPNLKTSSGDLIVLSSAGRLSIAILFFAVLLWFTEALPFAVTGLFSMVLLAVLRVDTFKEIVKAGFGNEIICFFIGVLIISAAITKSGLGNRLASLILHCVGTKTSRVILGFLVVGMLLSMWITDMAVAAILLPLGVSILKRENIKPLKSNFGRALMISCAWGPIIGGIGTPAGCGSNPLAIGFLRDLAGININFIQWMTIGVPSAVLLVPCAWIILLKVFPLEIKELSISKNEIKKELEQHGSLSSNEKKTIAIFLLTVVLWLGAPLLRKMTGGIISLSISQIALFSALLFFFPFISILSWKEAQSEIDWGGIVLVVSGLSIGMMLYKTGAARWLAWAMFGKIGEVSSLIRIFAIILIVSLLKVAFSSNTVTGIIIIPLIIALAQDLGLNPWLLAAPAAITSSLAFILVTSTPTNVIPYSSGYFSIKDMAKAGIIMTIVGAVCVTIAIAVMGQITGVYKF
- the sucD gene encoding succinate--CoA ligase subunit alpha, giving the protein MSVFVDKDTRVLVQGITGKEGSFWTKHMIGLGTNVVAGVTPGKEGQVIENVKVFNTVRRAMHECGANASVLFVPPAFAKDAVFEALDSGIKKIVVIAEGVPVHDAMQIRTGSRSVGAMVIGGNTSGVITPEVSMMGIFPYWIKRVYKKGSIGVITRSGSLTNEVTAMVVKAGFGVSSLIGIGGDSVPCTRFAEVLPLFERDNCTDALVMIGELGGTMEEEVAEEIKSRRFTKPVIAFIAGRTAPIGKRMGHAGAIATAGKGTVAGKIGALSKAGALVADRPSQVGELLKTCLN
- a CDS encoding class II fructose-bisphosphate aldolase, whose protein sequence is MKFYSAKILVNDARDNNYAVPALNTNGGSYDIARAALEAAQELNTPLILQVYEPNCEYRGFDYYLNLAEFLCSELEITVPVAVQLDHGKSFTSVVKAMKAGFSSVMFDASNYPLDKNIEETREVVKVASVLGVSVEAEVGYVKGNEPEKEALIGRIPVPVLPSITPAKTRIDEALRFVKEVDIDMLAISVGTTHGVYEKQEGIDFKLLEKLRDSISIPLVQHGTCGISLDDISRLARGGMAKINFGEPFRFNYIKYFNELTDKMAHLWHPWKIMQECKNRLKQDMKKIICALGSEGKAANIISRRK
- a CDS encoding RpiB/LacA/LacB family sugar-phosphate isomerase; its protein translation is MIIGIGADKSGFGLKEEIKNYLLEKQDIEIRDLGMTSQDEFKAYYQVAPVVAKKVQNGELDKGILICGTGAGMAVAANKFKGVYAVSCESVYSAGMAKVVNNSNILTFGAWIVAPQVAVQMVEAWLTEKFTEGFDEDRQKFLTNAFKEVKKIESEEMC